One Terriglobales bacterium genomic window carries:
- a CDS encoding FAD-dependent oxidoreductase, with protein sequence MGPPMEKTVNPPHVVILGGGFGGLYAARALARHPVRITLVDRKNHHTFQPLLYQGAAAENIARDLRSEPRQNFRYRDRGNLATIGRAAAVADFGRMRISGLIAWRAWLTIHIFWLIGFRNRLLVFIQWTWAYITYQRGTRLITGDPELPGRAP encoded by the coding sequence ATGGGACCGCCCATGGAGAAGACCGTCAACCCTCCTCACGTCGTCATCCTCGGCGGCGGCTTTGGCGGGCTGTACGCCGCGCGCGCGCTGGCGCGGCATCCCGTGCGCATCACGCTGGTGGACCGCAAGAACCACCACACCTTCCAGCCGCTGCTCTATCAGGGGGCCGCGGCGGAAAACATCGCGCGCGACCTGCGCTCGGAGCCCCGCCAGAACTTCCGCTACCGGGACCGGGGGAACCTGGCGACCATCGGGCGCGCCGCCGCGGTCGCCGACTTCGGGCGCATGCGCATCTCCGGGCTCATCGCCTGGAGGGCCTGGCTCACCATCCACATCTTCTGGCTCATCGGCTTCCGCAACCGCCTGCTGGTCTTCATCCAGTGGACTTGGGCGTACATCACCTACCAGCGCGGCACGCGGCTGATCACCGGCGACCCCGAGCTGCCCGGCCGGGCTCCCTGA
- a CDS encoding PrsW family intramembrane metalloprotease encodes MHCLQCGASNLESHRFCTKCGAALAPASAAAAAPLAVAAVPAGAGMPPPAPAPSHQIHLIDSLKGRIDRLASTEKLEGFSLSEMFSEVFKHRSQEDTEQYFLVGTSHTTPAIQDCPTGWPKPWFFMRMLAFLCLTYAVLDYALHLWPDNLNLIPGLLMMGSLAVPLSTAVLVFEMNTPRNVSFYEVLRLFLIGGVISMLVALFEFEWSPLSWLGSPEAGVIEETAKLLTVVALSRGGSRYKYILNGLLLGAAVGAGFAAFESAGYAFRYLLISKGNYGQMTSVIYLRGFLAPFGHVAWTAIAAAAFWRVRGDASFQLNMLWDKRFLKAMLIPVALHMIWDFPYFPSIFFLKYIALGLVAWYVLFGFVQQGLRQVKKEQLEGLKVQLRQTLTGSLNVKEIQAMLAQAKASQAAENA; translated from the coding sequence ATGCACTGCCTCCAGTGCGGCGCGTCCAACCTCGAGAGCCACCGTTTCTGCACCAAGTGTGGCGCCGCCCTGGCCCCGGCTTCCGCGGCCGCCGCAGCTCCGCTGGCCGTGGCCGCCGTTCCGGCTGGAGCCGGCATGCCGCCGCCGGCGCCCGCGCCGAGCCATCAGATCCACCTCATTGACTCTCTCAAGGGACGCATCGATCGCCTGGCCTCGACCGAAAAGCTGGAGGGCTTCAGCCTGAGCGAGATGTTCTCCGAGGTCTTCAAGCACCGCAGCCAGGAGGACACGGAGCAGTATTTCCTGGTGGGAACCTCGCACACCACGCCGGCCATCCAGGACTGTCCCACCGGCTGGCCCAAGCCCTGGTTCTTCATGCGCATGCTGGCGTTCCTATGCTTGACGTACGCGGTGCTCGACTACGCCCTGCACCTCTGGCCGGACAATCTGAACCTCATCCCCGGCTTGCTGATGATGGGGTCGCTGGCCGTGCCGCTTTCCACCGCCGTCCTGGTCTTCGAAATGAATACGCCGCGCAACGTCTCCTTCTACGAGGTCCTGCGCCTGTTCCTGATCGGCGGGGTGATCTCAATGCTGGTCGCGCTGTTCGAGTTCGAGTGGTCGCCGCTTTCCTGGCTGGGCAGTCCGGAGGCGGGCGTCATCGAAGAGACGGCCAAGCTGCTGACGGTGGTCGCGCTTAGCCGCGGCGGAAGCCGCTACAAGTACATCCTGAATGGACTGCTGCTGGGCGCGGCCGTGGGCGCCGGCTTCGCCGCCTTCGAAAGCGCCGGATACGCCTTCCGCTACCTGCTGATATCCAAGGGAAACTACGGCCAGATGACCAGCGTCATCTACCTGCGCGGCTTCCTCGCGCCCTTCGGGCACGTGGCCTGGACCGCCATCGCCGCCGCCGCCTTCTGGCGCGTGCGGGGAGACGCCAGCTTCCAACTCAACATGCTTTGGGACAAGCGCTTCCTCAAGGCCATGCTCATCCCGGTGGCGCTGCACATGATCTGGGATTTCCCCTACTTCCCCAGCATCTTCTTCCTGAAGTACATTGCGCTGGGCCTGGTCGCCTGGTACGTGCTCTTCGGCTTCGTCCAACAGGGCTTGCGCCAGGTGAAGAAGGAACAACTCGAGGGACTGAAGGTGCAGCTCCGCCAAACCCTGACCGGCTCGCTCAACGTGAAGGAGATCCAGGCCATGCTGGCGCAGGCCAAGGCGAGCCAGGCGGCGGAGAATGCTTAG
- a CDS encoding SDR family oxidoreductase: MKVLIFGATGGTGRALLEQALEQGHVVTAFARDPAKVRSTHQNLTVAQGNMLDLNSVEAAVKGQDAVLSALGTHLPVWTIVFLTFAFQILARVLTLTGPLGWSVRIGGPILALLFLTRRTTALSEGTKNIVQAMKKHGVQRLICESSLGVADSRGRLGIFYNLILVPLLLRNMFADKAVQEQIIQASGLAWVIVRPSSLTNGPRKGIYRAGMDIGGWFRPTKISRADVADFMLKQLTDDTYLRKTPGVAY, translated from the coding sequence GTGAAGGTTCTGATTTTCGGCGCAACCGGCGGAACGGGCAGGGCGCTGCTCGAGCAAGCGCTGGAGCAGGGACATGTGGTGACGGCCTTTGCCCGTGACCCAGCCAAGGTCCGAAGCACGCACCAGAACCTGACCGTCGCACAGGGCAACATGCTGGACCTCAACTCGGTTGAGGCAGCCGTAAAGGGGCAGGACGCTGTGTTGTCGGCGCTTGGCACTCACCTTCCCGTGTGGACTATCGTCTTTCTTACCTTCGCCTTTCAGATCCTTGCCCGAGTCCTGACGCTCACGGGGCCGCTCGGCTGGTCGGTTCGGATCGGCGGGCCGATCCTGGCGCTATTGTTTCTGACCAGACGGACCACCGCCCTCTCGGAGGGAACCAAGAACATCGTCCAGGCGATGAAGAAGCACGGCGTGCAGCGCCTGATCTGCGAGTCGTCGCTCGGCGTCGCTGACAGCAGAGGGCGGCTGGGGATTTTCTACAACCTCATTCTGGTGCCTCTGTTACTGCGGAACATGTTTGCCGACAAAGCGGTGCAGGAGCAGATCATCCAGGCAAGCGGACTCGCCTGGGTGATTGTTCGGCCTTCTTCCCTGACCAACGGGCCGCGAAAAGGCATTTATCGGGCCGGCATGGACATTGGCGGCTGGTTTCGCCCGACGAAGATCTCTCGCGCCGATGTGGCCGACTTCATGCTCAAACAACTGACCGACGACACCTATCTGCGCAAGACACCCGGTGTTGCCTACTGA
- a CDS encoding EcsC family protein, translated as MADPPKRTWFLRRAESALRRGFQRAYETVRVDPQQYLSHLQAAHRLPVSSFQDMDSLPVELLDELAAQTIRAGMKIAAAEGAGFGLAGIFSLLPDLSILAVITLRTVQKLSLIYGFEYNTDEEVAELWIAAASAAGVDIGRELVERQIVNKFVPRVIERIAARASVEVVEKWSARVIPLASSILGAGLNYYFVRAWGERARNHFRERHLVLRQQRAGRALPEGVRLLPRAQREE; from the coding sequence ATGGCTGACCCGCCCAAACGCACCTGGTTCTTGCGCCGCGCGGAGAGCGCGCTCCGCCGCGGCTTCCAGCGCGCCTACGAAACCGTGCGCGTCGACCCCCAGCAGTACCTCTCCCACCTGCAAGCCGCCCACCGCCTTCCCGTGAGCAGCTTTCAGGACATGGACTCGCTCCCCGTGGAACTGCTCGACGAGCTGGCCGCGCAGACCATCCGCGCCGGAATGAAGATCGCCGCTGCGGAGGGAGCGGGGTTCGGCCTGGCCGGCATTTTCTCCCTGCTCCCCGACCTCAGCATTCTCGCCGTCATCACCCTGCGCACGGTGCAGAAGCTCAGCCTGATCTACGGCTTCGAGTACAACACGGACGAGGAGGTTGCCGAGCTATGGATCGCCGCCGCCAGCGCCGCCGGCGTGGACATCGGGCGCGAACTGGTAGAGAGGCAGATCGTGAACAAGTTCGTGCCACGCGTCATCGAGCGCATCGCTGCCCGCGCCAGCGTGGAGGTGGTGGAGAAGTGGTCGGCGCGGGTGATCCCCCTCGCCAGCTCGATCCTGGGCGCTGGGCTCAACTACTACTTCGTACGTGCCTGGGGTGAGCGCGCCCGCAATCACTTCCGCGAGCGCCACCTCGTCCTGCGCCAGCAACGCGCCGGGCGCGCCCTGCCAGAGGGGGTAAGACTTCTACCACGGGCTCAAAGAGAAGAATAG
- a CDS encoding GGDEF domain-containing protein, with protein sequence MLLAAWAVQQEEVVRGMAAPYAVYFCFSALIVPVLLSWYHDQSRLLAISLALAFTVFGWVRLPAEANTARLAMMFFLPLIFLLTEVFSEQRVLTRIGCLRIGLVVCAALGVAWMSGAKDGWWTALFAWGGGRSTWTWLPWAEQLSFAVGALLILFFAIRRRSKTEQAMLWALLAAFLGAHARKPEAMYFYYGTAGLVVMFAVMEHSAEITDRDELTGLPGRRALNRVLEQLGRRYALAMCDVDHFKRFNDTYGHETGDQVLRMVASRLSRVSGDSEVFRFGGEEFVIAFRGLLAEEAEPLADSVRKAIADAGFTIRGPNRPAERLVQGPLPASDKKTSVPITISIGLAEASSKDSSPEAVLRAADQALYQAKEAGRNCLWVAESARASGALAP encoded by the coding sequence GGCGCCCTACGCCGTCTACTTCTGCTTCAGCGCTCTCATCGTGCCGGTGCTGCTCAGCTGGTATCACGACCAATCGCGATTACTCGCGATTTCCCTGGCGCTCGCGTTCACGGTATTTGGTTGGGTACGGCTGCCGGCGGAGGCGAATACCGCCAGGCTGGCGATGATGTTCTTCCTGCCTCTGATCTTTCTCCTGACGGAGGTCTTCTCCGAGCAGCGCGTTCTGACGCGCATTGGTTGCCTACGCATTGGCTTGGTAGTCTGCGCCGCTCTTGGCGTGGCCTGGATGAGCGGTGCGAAGGATGGATGGTGGACCGCTTTGTTTGCGTGGGGAGGAGGTCGGAGCACATGGACGTGGCTGCCCTGGGCCGAGCAGCTGTCGTTCGCTGTGGGGGCGCTCCTGATCTTGTTTTTCGCCATCCGTCGGCGGAGCAAGACGGAGCAAGCCATGCTCTGGGCTTTGCTAGCGGCATTCCTCGGGGCGCATGCCCGGAAGCCTGAAGCAATGTACTTCTACTACGGCACCGCCGGGTTGGTCGTCATGTTCGCAGTGATGGAGCACAGCGCTGAGATCACCGACCGCGACGAGTTGACTGGTCTTCCTGGCCGGCGGGCGCTTAACCGTGTTTTGGAACAGCTCGGCCGTCGCTATGCGCTTGCGATGTGCGACGTGGACCACTTCAAACGCTTCAACGATACCTACGGCCACGAGACCGGCGACCAAGTGCTCCGGATGGTAGCCTCGCGCCTCTCGCGCGTGTCGGGCGACAGCGAAGTATTCCGTTTTGGCGGGGAAGAGTTTGTCATCGCCTTTCGCGGTCTCTTGGCGGAAGAGGCGGAGCCGCTCGCTGATTCCGTGCGCAAGGCCATAGCGGACGCCGGTTTTACCATCCGTGGACCGAATCGCCCCGCGGAAAGACTAGTCCAGGGTCCGTTGCCGGCTTCGGACAAGAAAACCTCCGTCCCCATCACAATAAGCATCGGCTTGGCCGAGGCCTCCAGTAAGGATTCCAGCCCAGAGGCTGTGCTGCGGGCCGCTGACCAGGCGCTCTACCAAGCGAAAGAAGCGGGACGCAACTGCCTCTGGGTCGCGGAGAGCGCTCGCGCCTCGGGTGCATTGGCTCCGTAG